Proteins encoded in a region of the Candidatus Methylomirabilota bacterium genome:
- a CDS encoding alpha/beta family hydrolase, protein MADGLVLTHGAGGDAEAPLLVALATVLEARGLAVERYDLPFRQARRKGPPRRQDAARDRAGLTEAVHAMRGRATGRVCLGGQSYGGRQASILAAGEPGLADALLLLSYPLHPPGRRDAPRTAHFPELRTPALFVHGSVDPFGTLDEVETARRLIPARTELVPIEGAGHDLFRRRAPAVAQAIAAAFLDFIAKAPSRPPGSASQIY, encoded by the coding sequence TCGTCCTCACGCACGGCGCGGGCGGCGACGCCGAGGCGCCGTTGCTCGTCGCGCTCGCCACGGTGCTCGAGGCGCGCGGCCTCGCCGTCGAGCGGTACGACCTGCCCTTCCGCCAGGCGCGGCGGAAGGGCCCGCCGCGGCGTCAGGACGCCGCGCGCGACCGCGCCGGCCTCACGGAGGCCGTCCACGCGATGCGGGGCCGCGCGACCGGACGCGTGTGTCTCGGCGGCCAGTCGTACGGCGGCCGCCAGGCGAGCATCCTCGCCGCCGGCGAGCCCGGGCTCGCAGACGCCCTCCTGCTCCTCTCCTACCCGCTCCATCCGCCGGGCCGGCGCGACGCCCCGCGCACGGCGCACTTTCCCGAGCTCCGGACGCCCGCGCTCTTCGTCCACGGCTCGGTGGACCCCTTCGGGACGCTCGACGAGGTGGAGACCGCGCGGCGACTGATTCCCGCGCGCACGGAGCTCGTGCCGATCGAGGGCGCCGGCCACGACCTCTTCCGCAGGCGCGCGCCGGCCGTCGCTCAGGCGATCGCCGCGGCGTTCCTCGACTTCATCGCGAAGGCTCCGAGCCGGCCTCCCGGATCTGCTTCACAAATCTATTGA
- a CDS encoding response regulator produces MNTSTDALRVLIVEDEQGVLAALTDFVRELGCQPVAARTAEEALRVVEGERVDVVLLDLRLPGMSGLDFLRLRAVRDGGIPVVVISGVATEQEAHEALRLGALEFLRKPVGLERLAGVLTFLEVHVLKGQAYRRRTPRATVTFPLRVDAEWEWKVLDVSALGVKIAPQTWLRAGATVQLVLALPDGEPPLTVDAVLVRTEAEGDVLSFLDLEPHAFERLNRFVKQIREAGSEPSR; encoded by the coding sequence ATGAACACGTCCACGGACGCGCTGCGGGTGCTGATCGTCGAGGACGAACAGGGCGTGCTCGCGGCGCTCACGGACTTCGTGCGAGAGCTGGGCTGCCAGCCGGTAGCCGCGCGCACGGCCGAGGAGGCGCTGCGCGTGGTCGAGGGCGAGCGCGTCGACGTGGTGCTGCTGGACCTGCGCCTGCCGGGCATGAGCGGGCTCGACTTCCTCCGGCTCCGCGCCGTCCGCGACGGCGGCATTCCCGTCGTCGTGATCTCGGGGGTGGCGACCGAGCAGGAGGCCCACGAAGCGCTGCGGCTCGGGGCGCTCGAGTTCCTGCGAAAGCCCGTCGGCCTCGAGCGGCTGGCCGGCGTGCTGACGTTCCTCGAGGTGCACGTCCTGAAGGGACAGGCCTACCGGCGGCGCACGCCGCGAGCCACGGTGACCTTTCCGCTGCGCGTGGACGCGGAGTGGGAGTGGAAGGTGCTCGACGTCAGCGCGCTCGGCGTGAAGATCGCGCCGCAGACCTGGCTCCGCGCCGGCGCGACCGTGCAGCTTGTCCTGGCCCTCCCCGACGGCGAGCCGCCGCTCACCGTGGACGCCGTCCTCGTGCGCACCGAGGCCGAGGGCGACGTGCTCTCGTTCCTCGATCTCGAGCCCCACGCGTTCGAGCGGCTCAATAGATTTGTGAAGCAGATCCGGGAGGCCGGCTCGGAGCCTTCGCGATGA